GACCACCGCGGGTGGCAAGGCGCTGAAGTTCTACGCGTCGGTCCGCCTCGACATCCGCCGCATCGAGACGCTGAAGGACGGCACCGACGCGGTCGGCAACCGCACGCGCGTCAAGGTCGTCAAGAACAAGATGGCGCCGCCCTTCAAGCAGGCGGAGTTCGACATCCTCTACGGCACCGGCATCTCCCGCGAGGGCAGCCTCATCGACTTCGGCGTCGAGCACGAGATCGTCCGCAAGTCGGGCGCCTGGTACACCTACGACGGCGACCAGCTCGGCCAGGGCAAGGAGAACTCGCGCAAGCACCTCCTGAACAACCCGGAGATCGCCGCCGAGATCGAGCAGAAGATCAAGGTCAAGCTCGGCCTGGTGAAGGACCCGAACGCCGACGCGGCCGCTGCGGCCGAGGCCGCCCCGGCTCCCGTCGCCGCGGCGGCGCCCAAGGCGTCCGCACGCAAGAGCGCCTGACCCGGCGCCCACTCGGCGGGGTGCGTCCCACGACGCACCCCGCCCCCGCACGACACCGGACCCGTCGGCGGGCCACGCAGCGCGTGATCCGCCGACGGGCCTCCTGAGGACGGAAGCACCATGGTCAGATTCCCCTCCGAGGGCGAGCAGGGCACGGGCCCCGGGCCCGACGAGATCGCCCCCGTCGCCTCCCTCGCCGACCGGCGTTCGCGTCGTGCAGCGGCTCGTCCGCTCGTCGAGCCCCCGGCGCCCGTCGAGGAGCCGCCCGCGCGCCGGGTCGAGCCGACGCACCCCGCGCGAGGCCGGTCGGTCACGGAGGTGGACGGCATCGTCACGATCGGCGCGGCGGTGGACGAGTCGGAGGCGGGCCGTGCCCTCGCCGCGCAGGAGCGCATCGCGGAGGCGCGGCGCGTCCTCGCGGAGGCCGAGGCCCAGGCAGCGGCGCGAGCGTCCGGCGACGTGGTCGGCGCGTTCCCGGAGACGGCACCGGCCGAGGCCGACACCGCGGACGACTCGACCCCGGCCGCATGGCGCGCCGAGCAGGAGCGTGCCGAGCTCGCGCGCGCCAAGGCGGAGCAGGACGAGGCGTACCGGCAGGACATGATCCGCCTCGAGGAGGACCGCGTCGAGGACGAGCGCCGCGAGGCGGAGGCCGAGGAGGAGCGCGCCGCCGAGCGCACGCCCGAGCGCCAGCGGCGGCGGGCGGACAACGTCCTCGCCAACCGGCTGCGCGGTCGCGGGCTCTCCCTCGCCGAGGCCCGCGAGGTGCTCGACGGCGCGGAGATCGACCCGGACATCGCGGAGGAGACGCTCGCCCGCTACGTGTCCCTGCAGTACATCGACGAGGCCGCGCTGGCGGAGCAGATCCTGCACACGCACCTGGATCGCAAGGGGCTCGGCCGTCGGTCGGTCGAGATGGAGATGCGCCGCCGCAAGCTCGACCCGCTCGTCATCGAGGAGGCCATGGCCGAGCAGCCGGACGACGAGCTCGCACGCGCCACCGAGGTCGCCATGAAGCGGGTGGGGCAGCTCTCGTCCTACGACGACGAGACGGCCGAGCGCCGTCTCACGTCCTTCCTCATGCGTCGCGGCTACGGGGGCGGCCTCGTGCGCGACGCGGCCAAGGCGGCGCTCGCCACCCGGCGCGGCTCGTCCCGCGTGCGCTTCCGCTGAGCGGACGGCCGGGTGGCGCGAGGCGTCCCCGCACGTAGGATCGATTCATCATGAGCACCGTCGCCGAGCACGTCCGCGTCGCCCCGCCCGCAGCCGACCGGCCCCGGACGTACGAGGTCCGCACCTACGGCTGCCAGATGAACGTCCACGACTCGGAGCGGCTCACTGGCTCGCTCGAGGCCGCCGGGTACGTCTCGGCCGAGGGCGCCGAGGCGGACATCGTCGTCATCAACACGTGCGCGGTCCGCGAGAACGCGGACAACAAGCTCTACGGCAACCTCGGGCACCTCGCCGGGGTCAAGCGCCGGCACGAGGGCATGCAGATCGCCGTCGGCGGGTGCCTCGCGCAGAAGGACCGCGCGACCGTCCTCGAGAGGGCGCCATGGGTCGACGTCGTCTTCGGCACGCACAACATGGGCGCGCTGCCGACGCTGCTCGAGCGCGCACGGCACAACGGCGAGGCGCAGCTCGAGATCCTCGAGAGCCTCGAGACCTTCCCGTCCACGCTGCCCACCAAGCGCGACGAGATCGCGAGCGGATGGGTGTCCATCTCCGTCGGCTGCAACAACACCTGCACGTTCTGCATCGTGCCGGCCCTCCGCGGCAAGGAGAAGGACCGACGGCCGGGGGACATCCTCGCCGAGATCCAGGCCCTCGTCGACGACGGCGCGGTCGAGGTCACGCTGCTCGGCCAGAACGTCAACTCCTACGGCGTCGAGTTCGGCGACCGGCAGGCGTTCGGGAAGCTGCTGCGGGCCGCCGGCGCCATCGAGGGGCTGGAGCGCATCCGCTTCACGAGCCCCCACCCGGCCGCCTTCACGGACGACGTCATCGACGCGATGGCCGAGACGCCGGCGGTCATGCCGCAGCTGCACATGCCGCTGCAGTCGGGATCCGACCGGATCCTCAAGGCCATGCGCCGCTCCTACCGGTCCGAGCGCTTCCTCGGGATCCTCGACCGGGTGCGCACGCGCATCCCCGACGCGGCCATCACGACCGACATCATCGTCGGGTTCCCCGGCGAGACGGAGGAGGACTTCCGAGAGACCCTCCGCGTCGTCGAGGCGGCCCGCTTCTCGTCCGCGTTCACGTTCCAGTACTCCATCCGCCCGGGGACTCCCGCCGCGACGATGGAGGAGCAGGTGCCCGCCGACGTCGTGAAGGAGCGGTACGGGCGCCTCACCGCGCTGCAGGAGCGCATCAGCCACGAAGAGAAC
The genomic region above belongs to Clavibacter phaseoli and contains:
- a CDS encoding regulatory protein RecX codes for the protein MVRFPSEGEQGTGPGPDEIAPVASLADRRSRRAAARPLVEPPAPVEEPPARRVEPTHPARGRSVTEVDGIVTIGAAVDESEAGRALAAQERIAEARRVLAEAEAQAAARASGDVVGAFPETAPAEADTADDSTPAAWRAEQERAELARAKAEQDEAYRQDMIRLEEDRVEDERREAEAEEERAAERTPERQRRRADNVLANRLRGRGLSLAEAREVLDGAEIDPDIAEETLARYVSLQYIDEAALAEQILHTHLDRKGLGRRSVEMEMRRRKLDPLVIEEAMAEQPDDELARATEVAMKRVGQLSSYDDETAERRLTSFLMRRGYGGGLVRDAAKAALATRRGSSRVRFR
- the miaB gene encoding tRNA (N6-isopentenyl adenosine(37)-C2)-methylthiotransferase MiaB, with the protein product MSTVAEHVRVAPPAADRPRTYEVRTYGCQMNVHDSERLTGSLEAAGYVSAEGAEADIVVINTCAVRENADNKLYGNLGHLAGVKRRHEGMQIAVGGCLAQKDRATVLERAPWVDVVFGTHNMGALPTLLERARHNGEAQLEILESLETFPSTLPTKRDEIASGWVSISVGCNNTCTFCIVPALRGKEKDRRPGDILAEIQALVDDGAVEVTLLGQNVNSYGVEFGDRQAFGKLLRAAGAIEGLERIRFTSPHPAAFTDDVIDAMAETPAVMPQLHMPLQSGSDRILKAMRRSYRSERFLGILDRVRTRIPDAAITTDIIVGFPGETEEDFRETLRVVEAARFSSAFTFQYSIRPGTPAATMEEQVPADVVKERYGRLTALQERISHEENQRVVGRTVEVLVSAHEGRKDGDTRRVTGRAQDGRLVHLDVPEGSGEPRPGDAVEVEITRAAPFHLIADSADGAPLRIRRTRAGDAWERAQADSCGVPTPQAGAGSSAGGAPRVSLGLPSLRVPTAAGDGSAHPRHRA